A single region of the Solwaraspora sp. WMMD791 genome encodes:
- the egtC gene encoding ergothioneine biosynthesis protein EgtC, whose protein sequence is MCRHQLYLGPPASLATLLIDPAHSLYRQSWAPRQMRGGGTVNADGFGIGWYAGTGSDAGIRANPVRYRRAVPIWADQSLPELARATVTGALLAAVRSATPGMPVVETACAPFTEGRWLFSHNGVVAGWPASVADLAATLPVTDLLTLDAPTDAALLWALVRHRLRAGTPPAAAIADTVTGVLAVAPASRLNLLLTDGAQGWASTVGHTLAVRADPDRIVVASEPTDDDPGWTAVPDRRLVVATPTTYTVEELCGSTSH, encoded by the coding sequence GTGTGCCGCCACCAGCTCTACCTGGGCCCACCCGCGAGCCTGGCGACGCTGCTGATCGACCCGGCGCACAGCCTCTACCGCCAGTCCTGGGCACCCCGGCAGATGCGTGGCGGTGGCACGGTCAACGCCGACGGGTTCGGCATCGGCTGGTACGCCGGCACCGGATCCGACGCCGGCATCCGGGCCAACCCGGTCCGGTACCGCCGGGCCGTACCGATCTGGGCCGACCAGAGCCTGCCCGAGCTGGCCCGGGCCACCGTCACCGGCGCGCTGCTCGCCGCCGTCCGCTCGGCCACCCCCGGGATGCCGGTGGTCGAGACGGCCTGCGCCCCGTTCACCGAGGGCCGGTGGTTGTTCAGCCACAACGGGGTGGTGGCCGGCTGGCCGGCCAGCGTCGCCGACCTTGCCGCCACCCTGCCGGTGACCGACCTGCTCACCCTCGACGCGCCCACCGACGCCGCGCTGCTGTGGGCGCTGGTGCGCCACCGGCTGCGGGCCGGCACGCCACCCGCCGCGGCGATCGCCGACACCGTCACCGGTGTGCTCGCGGTGGCCCCGGCGTCCCGGCTCAACCTGCTGCTCACCGACGGCGCACAGGGCTGGGCCAGCACCGTCGGCCACACCCTGGCCGTCCGGGCCGACCCGGACCGGATCGTCGTCGCCTCCGAACCGACCGACGACGATCCGGGTTGGACCGCCGTACCGGACCGCCGACTTGTCGTCGCGACCCCGACCACCTACACCGTGGAGGAACTGTGCGGATCGACATCGCACTGA
- the egtB gene encoding ergothioneine biosynthesis protein EgtB: MTGPTDLRAVLADDLDRARRRSNALTDAVDDADLVRQHSRLMSPLVWDLAHIGNQEELWLVRDVGGRDPVRADIDHLYDAFKHARADRPALPLLDPTEARAYTRTVRDKVLDLLDTVAFDGRPLVEQGFAFGMIVQHEQQHDETMLATHQLRVGPPVLPAAPTPPSAGPVDGEALVPAGPFTMGTSTEPWALDNERPGHPVDVPAFFIDRAPVTNARYQRFIDDGGYHDERWWSPQGWAHRLRAALAGPAHWHGDGSCTRFGRRSAIVPDEPVVHVSWYEAQAYANWAGRRLPTEAEWEKAARYDPSTGRSRRYPWGDDDPRPEHANLGQRHLSPAPVGAYPAGASPAGVHQLIGDVWEWTDTWFDGYPGFTAFPYREYSQVFFGRDYRVLRGGSFGTDRSACRGTFRNWDYPIRRQIFSGFRTARDPLPGEVA, translated from the coding sequence GTGACCGGACCGACCGACCTACGCGCCGTACTCGCCGACGACCTCGATCGCGCCCGGCGACGCAGCAACGCCCTCACCGACGCCGTCGACGACGCCGACCTGGTCCGCCAGCATTCGCGACTGATGTCGCCGCTGGTCTGGGATCTGGCTCACATCGGCAACCAGGAGGAGCTCTGGCTGGTCCGCGACGTCGGCGGCCGGGATCCGGTCCGCGCCGACATCGACCACCTGTACGACGCGTTCAAACACGCCCGCGCCGACCGCCCCGCGCTGCCGCTGCTGGATCCGACCGAGGCGCGCGCCTACACCCGTACCGTCCGGGACAAGGTCCTCGACCTGCTCGACACGGTGGCGTTCGACGGCCGGCCGCTGGTCGAGCAGGGCTTCGCCTTCGGGATGATCGTTCAGCACGAGCAGCAGCACGACGAGACGATGCTCGCCACCCACCAGTTGCGGGTCGGGCCGCCGGTGCTCCCCGCCGCGCCCACCCCGCCGTCGGCCGGGCCGGTCGACGGCGAGGCACTCGTCCCCGCCGGGCCGTTCACCATGGGCACCTCCACCGAGCCGTGGGCGCTGGACAACGAACGCCCCGGGCACCCGGTCGACGTACCGGCGTTCTTCATCGACCGTGCACCGGTGACCAATGCCCGCTACCAGCGGTTCATCGACGACGGCGGCTACCACGACGAGCGATGGTGGAGCCCGCAGGGTTGGGCCCACCGGCTGCGGGCCGCGCTCGCCGGGCCGGCGCACTGGCACGGCGACGGCAGCTGCACCCGGTTCGGCCGACGGTCGGCGATCGTGCCTGACGAGCCGGTGGTGCACGTCAGCTGGTACGAGGCCCAGGCGTACGCGAACTGGGCCGGTCGTCGGTTGCCTACCGAGGCCGAATGGGAGAAGGCCGCCCGGTACGACCCGTCCACCGGCCGGTCCCGCCGCTACCCGTGGGGCGACGACGATCCGCGCCCCGAGCACGCCAACCTGGGCCAGCGGCATCTGTCCCCGGCCCCGGTGGGTGCCTACCCGGCCGGTGCCTCACCGGCCGGGGTGCACCAGCTGATCGGTGACGTGTGGGAGTGGACCGACACCTGGTTCGACGGTTACCCCGGTTTCACCGCCTTCCCGTACCGGGAGTATTCGCAGGTCTTCTTCGGCCGCGACTACCGGGTGCTGCGTGGCGGCTCGTTCGGCACCGACCGGTCCGCCTGCCGGGGCACCTTCCGCAACTGGGACTATCCGATCCGGCGGCAGATCTTCAGTGGCTTCCGGACCGCCCGGGACCCGCTGCCCGGCGAGGTCGCCTAG
- a CDS encoding glutamate-cysteine ligase family protein, which produces MGVQHLHLSDAVRPADGDEVIADVSAAVGHIGRICFKTGPPRRVGVELEWTVHHVDDPARPLDPEILGRALGEHAPPTLRRDSPHRPLPYGGQVTVEPGGQVEISSLPVDSVADLHRHAVADTAALDARLARAGLRLGSHGCDPHRPPRRILHNRRYTAMADAFGRYGAAGATMMCATAGLQVCLDAGTPAQLPLRWAAAHALGPVLLATFANSARYADRDTGWVSHRMRTWLTLDPARTTPPAAVAPGQPPADPVADWTRRVLDTPPLFIADGRSGWSRSAGVGFGDWIRSGLPRPPTYADLSLHLSTLFPPVRPQGYLEIRYLDAQPAGDWLAPVAVLASLFARDETLRAAWRHAAPVADRWADAARVGLADPALATAARAVVALACDHLVDTGLPATTITTIRHSLRRRLPKEDL; this is translated from the coding sequence GTGGGAGTGCAGCACCTGCACCTGTCCGACGCCGTGCGGCCGGCCGACGGCGACGAAGTCATCGCCGACGTGTCCGCTGCCGTCGGCCACATCGGGCGGATCTGCTTCAAGACCGGACCACCACGGCGGGTCGGTGTCGAACTCGAATGGACCGTGCACCACGTGGACGACCCCGCCCGTCCACTCGACCCGGAGATCCTCGGCCGGGCGCTCGGCGAACACGCCCCACCCACCCTGCGACGCGACAGCCCGCACCGGCCCCTGCCGTACGGCGGACAGGTCACCGTCGAGCCCGGCGGCCAGGTGGAGATCTCCAGCCTGCCGGTCGACTCCGTCGCCGACCTGCACCGGCACGCCGTCGCCGACACCGCCGCCCTCGACGCCCGGCTAGCCCGGGCCGGCCTGCGGCTCGGCTCCCACGGCTGCGACCCCCACCGGCCGCCCCGGCGCATCCTGCACAACCGCCGGTACACCGCGATGGCCGACGCCTTCGGCCGGTACGGCGCAGCCGGAGCGACCATGATGTGCGCCACCGCCGGCCTGCAGGTGTGCCTCGACGCCGGAACCCCCGCCCAACTGCCGCTGCGCTGGGCGGCCGCGCACGCACTCGGGCCGGTGCTGCTGGCGACCTTCGCCAACTCCGCACGGTACGCCGACCGGGACACCGGCTGGGTGTCCCACCGGATGCGGACCTGGCTCACCCTCGACCCGGCCCGCACCACCCCGCCCGCCGCCGTCGCACCGGGACAGCCGCCGGCGGACCCGGTGGCCGACTGGACCCGTCGCGTCCTGGACACCCCGCCGCTGTTCATCGCCGACGGGCGGTCCGGCTGGTCCCGATCGGCCGGGGTCGGGTTCGGCGACTGGATCCGCAGCGGCCTGCCCCGCCCGCCCACCTACGCCGACCTGTCGCTGCACCTGAGCACGCTCTTCCCACCGGTACGCCCGCAGGGCTACCTGGAGATCCGCTACCTCGACGCCCAGCCGGCCGGCGACTGGCTGGCGCCGGTCGCCGTACTGGCCAGCCTGTTCGCCCGCGACGAGACGCTGCGCGCCGCATGGCGCCACGCCGCCCCGGTCGCCGACCGGTGGGCCGACGCCGCCCGCGTCGGTCTGGCCGACCCGGCGCTGGCCACCGCCGCCCGAGCCGTCGTCGCACTCGCCTGCGACCACCTGGTCGACACCGGTCTGCCGGCCACGACCATCACCACGATCCGGCACTCGCTGCGTCGCCGGCTGCCGAAGGAGGACCTGTGA
- a CDS encoding carboxymuconolactone decarboxylase family protein produces the protein MVIRRVVASVAQRQVRHVRPVSEQSALGTVATVYAQCTEEMRLVIPPVLLHSPAPETLSAFWMLMREPLLVVGTVDRVAKEAVAAGVSVANICPYCVDMHSTGLYPQAGEHDAEAVVADRPQAMTDPRLRALVEWARSAHLPDAPTPVPFTEAQRPELVGVVVAFHYLTRMVNVFLTSFLLPPGLTPAARRRFKHVVGRQLDPTLRAAPVPGRSLSLLPAAALPADAGWAAGDPTVAQAAARSYAALAAAGERCLSAPVRHLVEERLTSWRGEETGLSRQWCEDLIAPLSPPDQAAARLALLTALASYQVDNETVAEFRRHHPGDRTLIEAAAWASFTAARRVGAWHVPTDPALPGAPSPAPPGAPSSARPGAPSSARPGAPSSGRHARTG, from the coding sequence ATGGTCATCCGACGGGTCGTCGCGTCGGTCGCCCAACGCCAGGTGCGACACGTCCGTCCGGTGTCCGAGCAGTCGGCGCTCGGCACGGTCGCGACCGTGTACGCCCAGTGCACCGAGGAGATGCGGCTGGTCATCCCACCGGTCCTGCTCCACTCGCCGGCACCGGAGACACTCAGCGCCTTCTGGATGCTGATGCGCGAACCGCTGCTGGTGGTGGGCACGGTGGACCGCGTCGCCAAGGAGGCGGTCGCCGCCGGGGTGTCGGTCGCCAACATCTGCCCGTACTGCGTCGACATGCACAGCACCGGGCTGTACCCGCAGGCCGGGGAGCACGACGCCGAAGCGGTCGTCGCCGACCGGCCACAGGCGATGACGGACCCGCGGCTGCGGGCGCTGGTCGAGTGGGCCCGTAGCGCCCATCTGCCGGACGCCCCGACGCCGGTGCCGTTCACCGAAGCGCAACGGCCGGAGCTGGTCGGTGTCGTCGTCGCCTTCCACTACCTGACCCGGATGGTCAACGTCTTCCTCACCAGCTTCCTGCTGCCGCCCGGACTCACCCCGGCGGCGCGGCGACGGTTCAAGCACGTCGTCGGCCGGCAGCTCGACCCGACGCTGCGGGCGGCACCCGTACCAGGGCGGTCGCTGTCGCTGCTGCCGGCGGCGGCGCTGCCGGCCGACGCCGGCTGGGCGGCCGGCGACCCGACGGTCGCCCAGGCGGCGGCCCGGTCGTACGCGGCGCTGGCCGCCGCCGGCGAACGGTGCCTGTCCGCGCCGGTCCGGCACCTGGTCGAGGAGCGGCTGACGAGTTGGCGCGGCGAGGAGACCGGGCTGTCCCGGCAGTGGTGTGAGGACCTCATCGCCCCGTTGTCCCCGCCGGACCAGGCCGCCGCACGGTTGGCCCTGCTCACCGCCCTGGCGTCGTACCAGGTGGACAACGAGACGGTCGCGGAGTTCCGCCGGCACCACCCGGGCGACCGGACGCTGATCGAGGCCGCGGCCTGGGCCAGCTTCACGGCGGCCCGGCGGGTCGGCGCCTGGCACGTCCCGACCGACCCGGCCCTGCCCGGCGCACCGTCACCGGCTCCGCCCGGAGCACCGTCGTCGGCTCGGCCCGGCGCACCGTCATCAGCTCGGCCCGGCGCACCGTCGTCGGGCCGGCACGCCCGGACCGGATAG